A window of Asterias rubens chromosome 22, eAstRub1.3, whole genome shotgun sequence contains these coding sequences:
- the LOC117305429 gene encoding uncharacterized protein LOC117305429, with protein sequence MACRVSSRRDDFIGAVARAGLSPNVTDNQQCGLPATAEQSQPGAVIIFICDPSITAKYVSLDIANGKRVDLHIAEVTVQLTTGSDLPLIGNPTSQHTTRGDHLLASSAIDGQINTWSETKSQINPWWRLDLGDEHLIGRVNVTPRANCCGDRFIGVTVRAGVNLTHTKNQPCGSPATEEQSVEGVMVGFMCDPPVKAKYVSLDINARGKLDIAEVTVEEYSADVGNSLTTIPVDATTEERETPTKAVTTVTSTVGAVTEKKQIPTKAVTTLTGTVQVTTMEGETSTKVVDYPKSRSAYFNRIYKGSSIGNPDPLSTEVAWNLKRCAAHCVVHDLCYIFDFAPRTGRCHLYKLLDKVTPKHDSDFSIYELAKRLSELSICKN encoded by the exons ATGGCGTgtcgtgttagttcacgac GAGATGATTTCATCGGAGCAGTAGCACGAGCAGGGTTAAGTCCGAATGTCACTGACAACCAACAGTGTGGCTTGCCCGCTACTGCGGAACAATCCCAACCTGGTGCCGTGATTATATTCATCTGCGACCCATCAATAACGGCCAAGTACGTCAGCTTGGATATTGCAAATGGTAAAAGGGTTGACCTACACATCGCTGAGGTGACAGTTCAGCTCACAACAGGTTCAG aTTTACCTCTGATTGGAAACCCAACTTCACAACACACAACTCGTGGTGATCATTTACTTGCTTCCTCAGCAATTGACGGACAGATTAACACTTGGAGTGAAACAA AGAGTCAAATTAATCCCTGGTGGCGATTGGACTTAGGTGACGAACACCTTATTGGCAGAGTCAACGTTACGCCAAGAGCAAATTGCTGTG GAGACCGTTTCATTGGTGTGACTGTTCGTGCAGGAGTCAATTTGACCCATACTAAGAATCAACCATGTGGCTCACCGGCAACTGAGGAACAGTCTGTTGAAGGCGTCATGGTTGGATTTATGTGCGATCCACCAGTAAAAGCCAAGTATGTCAGCTTGGATATCAATGCTCGGGGGAAGCTAGATATCGCTGAGGTGACAGTGGAAGAGTACAGCGCTGACGTTGGGAACT CCTTAACAACGATTCCTGTCGATGCTACTACAGAGGAAAGAGAAACCCCTACAAAAG CCGTAACAACAGTTACCAGTACTGTAGGAGCtgttacagaaaaaaaacaaattcccacaAAAG CCGTTACAACACTTACCGGTACTGTACAAGTTACTACAATGGAAGGTGAAACTTCAACAAAAG tcgtCGATTACCCCAAATCCAGGTCAGCATACTTCAACCGCATATACAAAGGTAGCTCCATTGGGAACCCTGACCCTTTATCAACTGAAGTAGCTTGGAATCTCAAGAGGTGTGCCGCACATTGCGTCGTACATGATCTGTGCTACATCTTTGACTTTGCACCGAGAACAGGCAGATGTCATCTCTACAAACTACTCGACAAAGTTACCCCGAAACATGACAGCGACTTTTCGATCTATGAATTGGCGAAACGTCTCTCTGAGCTATCCATTTGTAAGAACTAA